In Bombina bombina isolate aBomBom1 chromosome 6, aBomBom1.pri, whole genome shotgun sequence, a single genomic region encodes these proteins:
- the LOC128664718 gene encoding zona pellucida sperm-binding protein 3-like: MVVTVQRDLYGKGKLVKASDLTLGTQRCQPSPQSTNALVMFQNRLQECGSELQMTPEFLIYRTSLTYNPTPVNNAPIIRTNSAVVQIECYYPRHDNVSSNAIRPTWNPFSSTVSVQEKLDFSLQLMNDDWSAQRVSTVFQLGDVFNIQASLATNNHVPMMVFVDSCVATSSPDLSSTPRYDIIALNGCLMDGRQEDSSSAFRSPRPRSDILQFTVDAFRFSVVATSTIYITCNLRAAAASQTPDPENKACSFNKASNIWSPVEGTREICRCCDSGNCVSPQSRRLGRIYPGPRNIGKRETRMEEEHGLATLGPLMVTGADHGKALAVTLDSNSKPLDLWLFITIGSLSFSVEAAVALIGVWLIKKLVLQSRRK, translated from the exons ATGGTGGTCACTGTACAAAGAGATCTGTATGGAAAAGGAAAGCTAGTGAAGGCCTCAGACCTAACTCTAGGAACCCAGCGTTGCCAACCAAGCCCCCAGAGTACAAATGCTCTTGTGATGTTCCAGAATAGGCTTCAAGAATGTGGTAGTGAATTACAG ATGACCCCAGAATTCCTGATCTATAGAACCAGTTTGACCTACAACCCAACTCCTGTTAATAATGCTCCAATTATCAGGACCAACAGTGCTGTGGTGCAAATAGAGTGTTATTATCCAAG ACATGACAATGTGAGCAGCAATGCCATCAGACCAACATGGAACCCCTTTAGCTCAACAGTGTCTGTACAAGAGAAGCTGGACTTTTCCTTGCAGCTCATGAATG ATGACTGGAGTGCTCAAAGAGTCTCTACAGTTTTCCAATTGGGTGACGTTTTCAACATACAAGCCTCTCTTGCCACTAATAACCATGTGCCCATGATGGTGTTTGTTGACAGCTGTGTGGCTACATCATCTCCAGATCTCAGCTCCACTCCTCGCTATGATATAATTGCTCTGAATGG ATGCTTgatggatggcaggcaggaggattCCTCTTCAGCATTCAGGTCCCCAAGGCCCAGATCTGATATCCTTCAGTTTACAGTTGATGCTTTCAGATTTTCTGTGGTGGCTACATCTACA ATCTACATTACCTGCAATTTAAGGGCGGCTGCAGCAAGCCAGACACCTGATCCAGAGAATAAGGCTTGCTCTTTTAACAAAGCTAGTAACAT CTGGTCTCCTGTTGAAGGTACAAGGGAAATCTGTAGGTGTTGTGATTCTGGAAATTGTGTATCTCCTCAAAGCAGGAGACTTGGCCGAATCTATCCAGGACCCAGAAATATTGGAAAGCGAGAAACTAGAATGG AGGAAGAACATGGCTTGGCCACTCTGGGACCTCTGATGGTAACTGGCGCAGACCATGGCAAAGCACTGGCAGTGACCTTGGATTCTAATTCCAAGCCTCTGGATCTCTGGTTGTTCATAACAATAGGTTCTCTAAGTTTTTCTGTTGAGGCTGCTGTTGCTTTAATTGGTGTATGGCTAATTAAGAAACTAGTCTTGCAGTCtagaagaaaataa